From the genome of Clarias gariepinus isolate MV-2021 ecotype Netherlands chromosome 28, CGAR_prim_01v2, whole genome shotgun sequence, one region includes:
- the trir gene encoding telomerase RNA component interacting RNase translates to MEDKRRTLRESSSSSSSSSSSGSSSGSESSSGPASPASPGSGAPRAESSSSNTAAGSGGNAFANDGSFMELFKKKMEEERRRKEQEEEEAGSHAHTAGERKPVSVASFVGKRRGGAKLALKTGVVAKKQKPDSEAEKGKGDAWSKYMAEVKKYKAHQCGDDDKTRPLVK, encoded by the exons atGGAGGATAAACGCCGGACCCTGAGAGAGAgcagtagcagcagcagcagtagtagCAGTAGCGGTAGCAGCAGCGGCAGCGAGTCAAGCAGCGGGCCGGCCTCCCCCGCCAGCCCCGGCTCAGGAGCGCCCAGAGCGGAGAGCAGCAGCAGTAACACCGCCGCCGGGTCTGGAGGAAACGCCTTCGCCAACGACGGCAGCTTCATGGAGCTGTTCAAGAAGAAGATGGAGGAGGAGCGGCGGAGgaaggagcaggaggaggaggaggcgggCAGTCACGCGCACACGGCCGGGGAGAGGAAGCCTGTTAGCGTGGCCAGCTTT GTGGGCAAGCGCAGAGGCGGCGCCAAGCTGGCACTCAAGACTGGAGTGGTGGCCAAGAAGCAGAAACCTGACTcggag gCTGAGAAGGGTAAAGGTGACGCCTGGTCTAAGTACATGGCTGAGGTAAAAAAGTACAAAGCTCACCAGTGTGGAGACGACGACAAAACCAGACCTCTGGTCAAATAG